The Bernardetia sp. DNA segment CCATAAATTTTTACTTCCTGTAAACTTACGAAGCCACTGAAAAGCTACTACATCTATAATTTGCCCCAATAAAAAAGCTGTCAGAGAACCAATGATGATTCCCATACTTTGTAAAAAAATACGATTAAAAGCCGTATTTATATCCAAAGGTTTATTAATTTCCACCCAAAAGGCAGCAGGAGAAAGTCCTGTAACTAACCAAACCATAAGAAATGAATAAGCTATAAAACCAGCCGTAAGGAAAGATATTTTACGTACTCCCTTTTTTCCATAGTATTCATTAATAATATCTGTCATTATGAAAACCACAGGCCAAAGCATTACACCAGCTGTTAGATTAAAGTCTAAAGGTGAATCCCAAATAGGCAATTTGATTTGAGCAGGCGAAAATCCTAGTGTTTTTTCTAATGAGAAAATTTTTGTTCCAACAATTTCAGCAATAAGTGCATTGGTCAGAAAAAGTCCACTAAGAAAAATATATAGGTTTTGTTTTTTTGAGTAAGTAATATCTTGTGTTGGTTTCATCGGATACTAATAGTTTTGCGAAGTCATATTTAGAAAAAATATCTCGTAATTAGTTTACTCTATTCATCTACTGAAAAGGTTTCACCTTCTATTGCCAAAAAAGAATTTGGAAAAACAGTTTTTGCTTCCTCCAAAAGTGGAGTTAAGTCGTGATAGCGAGTAGAAAAATGTCCTAAAACGAGTCTTTTTACATCAGCTTGTTGTGCTATTTTTGCAGCTTGCTCTCCAGTAGAGTGGAAGGTTTGAGCTGCTCGTTTTTCGTGAACGTGAGTAAAAGTAGCCTCATGATAAAGTAAATCTACATTTTTTATTGTTTCTACTAAAGAAGGTAAATAAATTGTATCTGAGCAAAAAGCATAACTTCTTCTTTTATTAGGCAAATAAGTATAGTCTTCATTTTTTAATATTTTATCTTGATAGATAGCATCTTCTCCTTTTTTTAATGCAATTCTGCCAGCTATGGATAAATCTGTTGGAATTTTTTCTTTCATTAGATTTCTATCCTTTGCTTTTTCTCTAAATAAAAAACCACAGCAAGGTATTCTATGAAGCAAAGGAATAGTATGCACTGTTACTTTTTCATCTTCAAAAATAAGTACAGATTCTTCTTGATTTGTTTCTATAAAATAAATAGGGTAGCCAAGAACCGAGTAAGAATATTTGAGTT contains these protein-coding regions:
- a CDS encoding ribonuclease Z; protein product: MVFELTILGTNAAIPAYGRFPTSQVLCVNHRYYLIDCGEGTQIQLFRYKIKINKIHAIFISHLHGDHYLGLMGLLNTMNLRGRTEPLYLHAPKGLQEIITVQLKYSYSVLGYPIYFIETNQEESVLIFEDEKVTVHTIPLLHRIPCCGFLFREKAKDRNLMKEKIPTDLSIAGRIALKKGEDAIYQDKILKNEDYTYLPNKRRSYAFCSDTIYLPSLVETIKNVDLLYHEATFTHVHEKRAAQTFHSTGEQAAKIAQQADVKRLVLGHFSTRYHDLTPLLEEAKTVFPNSFLAIEGETFSVDE
- a CDS encoding queuosine precursor transporter; the encoded protein is MKPTQDITYSKKQNLYIFLSGLFLTNALIAEIVGTKIFSLEKTLGFSPAQIKLPIWDSPLDFNLTAGVMLWPVVFIMTDIINEYYGKKGVRKISFLTAGFIAYSFLMVWLVTGLSPAAFWVEINKPLDINTAFNRIFLQSMGIIIGSLTAFLLGQIIDVVAFQWLRKFTGSKNLWLRATGSTLISQFIDSFVVLFIAFYFFGSPKWSLNQVVSVGIINYIYKFSIAILLTPLLYIVHHLIDSYLGKQTAHEMIEEASNSELF